From a single Leptospira levettii genomic region:
- a CDS encoding 7TM diverse intracellular signaling domain-containing protein: MKIKILILQCLVFLICSELSANESIVNLNQIQEKPIHLAKYMYVLEDTNHQIEFQDLRLNDSKLPFHQNPNAKEAFNYSYSKSTYWLKVKIVNPYEYEFVSSLVVSYPRLKTLDLYFETNEGVKFIPSGYAVAAMHRPYPSRNFVFPIVFPKNATSILYLKVQSPNAINLPIQLWKQKSYDRHEIDDHVLQAIYFGMTLAMIVFNLFVFLILRDISYLLYVLVVLSSAIAIATHNGIASEYLWDNSPWLDQYAINLLISVVLILFLIFMRTLLQTKKVLPRLDRINWILTLIQLILPILYIVNFDMFIKWLVLSHTITSLWILIIGVICSFKRQRIAYFFLLAFAFLFLALIISTLRALGYIPTNVFTMEGPQYGSAAEMMLLAFALADRYNFIIKEKEIAENKVKINLERSNLELEEKVKERTFKLNQTLNVLRKDLFVAKKIQENSISVDVKLLEQLNFVFKYLPVSEVGGDFFDITHLKDSRFRILVADATGHGVHAAMITMAIKGLYDPIKEFELTPSKVMEIFNEEFMDNFVSLNSLLTAIIIDIHFEEQIIQFASAGHPSAVLIQNGKLNLLAKTGRMIGLKKQTQYENVELKFESGNRLFIFTDGVYEAFNQNDEEFGEEKLHELFLNTTHLSLSEVEEELLKSLQNFQNGQERQDDLTILGFDL; this comes from the coding sequence ATGAAAATTAAAATCCTCATCTTACAATGTTTGGTATTTTTGATTTGCTCTGAATTGTCAGCAAACGAATCCATTGTCAATCTAAACCAAATCCAAGAAAAACCAATTCATTTAGCAAAGTATATGTATGTTTTGGAGGATACCAATCATCAAATTGAATTCCAAGATTTAAGGTTGAATGATTCCAAATTACCTTTTCATCAGAATCCAAATGCAAAAGAAGCCTTCAACTATTCCTATTCTAAATCAACCTATTGGCTTAAGGTAAAGATTGTAAATCCATATGAGTACGAATTTGTTTCTAGTTTGGTTGTGAGTTATCCGAGATTAAAGACTTTGGATTTGTATTTTGAAACAAATGAAGGAGTGAAATTCATTCCTTCTGGGTATGCTGTAGCAGCAATGCATCGACCATATCCTTCCAGAAATTTTGTTTTTCCCATTGTCTTTCCAAAAAATGCAACTTCTATACTGTACTTAAAAGTACAATCTCCAAACGCAATCAACTTACCAATTCAACTTTGGAAACAAAAATCCTATGACCGACATGAAATCGATGATCATGTATTGCAGGCGATCTATTTTGGAATGACACTTGCGATGATCGTGTTTAACCTTTTTGTATTTTTGATTCTAAGAGATATTAGTTATTTACTATATGTTTTGGTTGTATTGAGTTCTGCGATTGCGATCGCAACTCATAATGGAATTGCTTCCGAGTATTTATGGGACAACTCACCTTGGTTAGACCAATATGCCATCAATTTACTGATTTCAGTTGTATTAATTTTATTCCTTATTTTTATGCGGACATTACTTCAGACTAAAAAAGTATTACCGCGTCTTGATCGAATCAATTGGATTTTAACTTTAATCCAATTGATACTCCCTATTCTTTACATTGTAAACTTTGATATGTTTATCAAATGGTTAGTTTTAAGTCATACGATTACTTCTTTATGGATCCTTATCATCGGTGTAATTTGTTCTTTTAAAAGACAAAGGATTGCTTATTTTTTTCTTCTAGCGTTTGCCTTTTTGTTCCTTGCCCTTATCATTTCAACATTAAGAGCATTAGGATATATTCCTACAAATGTATTTACAATGGAAGGTCCACAATATGGATCGGCTGCAGAGATGATGTTACTTGCTTTTGCATTGGCTGATCGTTACAATTTTATCATTAAAGAAAAAGAAATCGCGGAGAACAAGGTCAAAATCAATTTAGAAAGATCAAATTTAGAATTGGAAGAAAAAGTAAAAGAAAGAACATTTAAACTTAACCAAACGCTCAATGTATTGAGAAAAGATCTATTTGTTGCAAAAAAAATTCAGGAAAATTCTATCTCTGTTGATGTAAAATTATTAGAACAACTCAATTTTGTATTCAAATACCTTCCAGTCTCAGAAGTAGGTGGTGATTTTTTTGACATCACTCATCTTAAGGATTCGCGATTTAGAATTTTGGTAGCGGATGCAACGGGCCACGGAGTGCATGCTGCTATGATCACTATGGCGATCAAAGGTTTGTATGATCCAATTAAAGAATTTGAACTCACTCCAAGTAAAGTGATGGAAATCTTTAATGAAGAATTTATGGATAATTTTGTTTCATTAAACAGCTTACTGACCGCCATCATCATCGATATACACTTTGAAGAACAAATAATTCAATTTGCTTCTGCTGGTCATCCTTCTGCCGTGTTAATTCAAAATGGAAAATTAAATCTGTTAGCAAAAACAGGAAGAATGATTGGACTCAAAAAACAAACCCAGTATGAAAATGTTGAACTTAAATTTGAATCAGGAAACCGATTGTTTATTTTTACAGATGGTGTATATGAAGCATTTAATCAAAATGATGAAGAATTTGGGGAAGAGAAACTCCATGAACTTTTTTTGAACACCACTCATTTGTCTTTATCTGAGGTGGAAGAAGAACTATTAAAATCCCTCCAAAATTTTCAGAATGGGCAGGAAAGACAGGATGACCTAACCATTTTGGGTTTTGATCTGTAG
- a CDS encoding alkene reductase: MSLLFEKAKLGNLELKNHVVMAPMTRSRSIGNVPGEIVATYYEQRSEAGLIITEGTSPSPNGLGYARIPGIFSKEQTEAWKVVTDKVHKKDSKIFIQLMHTGRIGHEFNLPKSAKVLAPSAIMAKGKMWTDSNGMVDHPTPKEMSKDEIQSTIQEFVLASKNAITAGFDGVELHAANGYLLEQFLHPSSNQRTDEYGGSIENRIRFILEVAKAVSDAIGKEKTGIRLSPYGAFNDLFPFEETHDEYSLLAQKLNELGIVYIHLVDHSSMGAPTVEPKTVSAIRNNFKQTLILSGGYDSERAEADLKSGNANLVAFGKPFLANPDLVTKFQKKIPLAKFDEATLYTPGEKGYIDYPLVS, translated from the coding sequence ATGAGTTTGTTGTTTGAAAAAGCAAAATTAGGAAATTTAGAATTAAAAAATCATGTTGTAATGGCACCCATGACAAGATCGAGATCAATAGGAAATGTTCCAGGTGAAATCGTCGCCACATACTACGAACAAAGATCAGAAGCAGGGCTTATCATTACAGAAGGAACTTCTCCATCTCCGAATGGTTTAGGTTATGCGAGAATCCCTGGAATTTTTTCAAAAGAACAAACAGAAGCATGGAAAGTTGTTACTGATAAGGTTCATAAAAAAGATAGCAAAATTTTTATTCAATTGATGCATACTGGTAGGATTGGTCATGAATTTAATTTACCAAAATCAGCAAAGGTTCTTGCTCCATCTGCCATTATGGCAAAAGGCAAAATGTGGACAGATAGTAATGGAATGGTAGATCATCCAACACCAAAAGAAATGTCCAAAGATGAAATTCAGTCTACAATACAAGAATTTGTTTTAGCATCTAAGAATGCAATTACCGCCGGATTTGATGGGGTTGAATTACATGCAGCAAACGGATATTTGTTGGAGCAATTTTTACATCCTTCTTCCAATCAAAGAACAGATGAATATGGTGGCTCAATTGAAAACCGTATTCGATTTATTCTTGAAGTGGCTAAAGCAGTATCAGATGCAATCGGTAAAGAAAAAACGGGAATCAGATTATCTCCTTATGGAGCCTTTAACGATTTATTTCCTTTTGAAGAAACCCATGATGAATATTCTTTATTGGCACAAAAATTAAATGAACTTGGTATTGTGTACATTCATTTAGTGGATCATTCTTCAATGGGCGCACCAACTGTTGAACCAAAAACTGTTTCTGCTATCAGAAATAATTTTAAACAAACTCTTATTTTAAGTGGAGGGTATGATTCAGAACGTGCTGAAGCAGATCTAAAATCAGGTAACGCTAATTTGGTGGCATTTGGAAAACCATTCCTTGCAAATCCAGATCTAGTGACTAAATTCCAAAAGAAGATACCTCTTGCAAAATTTGATGAAGCCACTTTGTATACTCCCGGAGAAAAAGGTTACATCGATTATCCACTTGTTTCCTAA
- a CDS encoding beta-class carbonic anhydrase, translated as MSNTLIQQETSKVHKEVIGANEKYASEFGKKGELALPPARSFTILTCMDARLDPAKYAGLAEGDAHVIRNAGGRASDDAIRSLVISYKLLGTKEFFVIHHSDCGMELFTDPIIRNLLSKSLKTATIDSNGWRNVEESGGSDEAKYIPFLTFDHLEQSVIDDVKRIRNHPLIPKDIPIYGYYYDVKTGKLIEVKEATKIGRAS; from the coding sequence ATGTCAAACACGCTCATACAACAAGAAACAAGCAAAGTACACAAAGAAGTCATTGGTGCGAACGAAAAATATGCATCGGAATTTGGGAAAAAAGGCGAACTAGCGCTCCCTCCTGCGAGGAGTTTTACCATCCTTACTTGTATGGATGCAAGACTGGATCCTGCCAAATATGCAGGCCTTGCAGAAGGTGATGCACATGTGATCCGTAACGCTGGTGGTCGAGCAAGTGATGATGCCATTCGTTCCTTGGTGATATCGTATAAGTTATTAGGTACCAAAGAATTTTTTGTCATCCATCATTCAGACTGCGGGATGGAGTTATTCACCGATCCAATCATACGCAATCTCCTCTCGAAAAGTCTAAAAACAGCAACGATTGATTCAAATGGTTGGCGAAACGTAGAAGAATCAGGTGGCTCGGACGAAGCGAAGTACATTCCTTTTTTAACCTTCGATCATTTGGAACAAAGTGTCATCGATGATGTCAAAAGAATCCGAAACCATCCTTTGATTCCGAAAGACATCCCTATTTATGGATATTATTATGATGTCAAAACTGGAAAATTGATAGAAGTCAAAGAAGCAACAAAGATCGGTAGGGCTTCCTAA
- a CDS encoding ArsR/SmtB family transcription factor, producing MVKLEQTEESLNSTFQALADPTRRKILMQLVSGEATVLQLAEPFQMSLPGISKHIKVLEKAGLIERGKSAQYRPCRIKTEALEEANLWLQQYKKLWEERFDRLDQYLMDLQQTKGKE from the coding sequence ATGGTTAAATTAGAGCAAACGGAAGAATCCTTAAATTCTACCTTCCAGGCACTTGCTGATCCAACGCGTCGAAAAATCCTTATGCAACTTGTCTCTGGAGAAGCGACTGTCTTGCAATTAGCAGAGCCATTTCAAATGAGTCTGCCAGGTATTTCAAAACACATCAAAGTCTTAGAGAAAGCTGGTTTGATTGAAAGAGGGAAATCAGCGCAATATCGCCCGTGTCGCATCAAAACAGAAGCATTAGAAGAAGCTAATTTATGGTTACAACAATATAAAAAGTTATGGGAAGAACGTTTTGATCGTTTGGACCAATACTTGATGGATTTACAACAAACAAAAGGAAAAGAATAG
- a CDS encoding SRPBCC family protein: MYQHEAILTLEEKIVRLERTFRAPLKLVWEVWTNPLHIEKWWGPKGFTNPIVDFDFQVGGSYRIVMRSPEGIDYPVKGKFLEITPYQSFVMSDLVDEHPDEWVKEVQKIAGVSGDRSMLNSKLRVLFEENDGITKVILITEFMSNQIRDGFANSGMKEGWSQSFEKLEEDALPETNELIIEKKLSHPIADVFAAFADPTNINLWWGPNGFSTTTELREFKVGGKWIYTMKAPNGTIYPNLVQYKEIRDNEYLEYIHGSGSTEKDDNFNVRISFLELSENQTIIKMKMTFPNASVRNTVVDFGAIEGAHQTLSRLNQYLDANS, translated from the coding sequence ATGTACCAACATGAAGCAATTCTCACATTAGAGGAAAAAATCGTAAGATTAGAACGCACTTTTCGGGCACCATTAAAACTAGTTTGGGAAGTTTGGACAAATCCTCTTCATATTGAAAAATGGTGGGGTCCAAAAGGATTTACCAATCCAATTGTTGACTTTGATTTCCAAGTAGGTGGTTCCTATAGAATAGTGATGAGATCTCCTGAAGGAATTGATTATCCAGTCAAAGGAAAGTTTTTAGAAATTACACCTTATCAAAGTTTTGTGATGAGTGATCTAGTTGATGAACATCCTGATGAATGGGTGAAAGAAGTTCAAAAAATCGCCGGAGTTTCAGGTGACCGTTCCATGTTAAATTCAAAGTTAAGAGTTTTATTTGAAGAAAATGATGGAATAACGAAGGTTATACTTATAACTGAATTTATGTCTAACCAAATCCGTGATGGCTTCGCAAATTCTGGTATGAAAGAAGGATGGTCACAGAGTTTTGAAAAATTGGAAGAAGATGCATTACCTGAAACAAATGAATTGATAATAGAAAAAAAATTATCACATCCAATTGCAGACGTTTTTGCTGCCTTTGCAGATCCAACCAATATAAATCTCTGGTGGGGACCCAACGGTTTTTCAACTACAACTGAACTTAGAGAATTCAAAGTAGGTGGTAAATGGATTTATACTATGAAAGCACCCAATGGAACTATCTATCCAAATTTAGTTCAATACAAAGAGATTCGAGATAACGAATATTTAGAATATATTCATGGTTCTGGCTCAACTGAAAAGGATGATAATTTCAACGTAAGGATTAGTTTTTTAGAGCTATCAGAAAATCAGACAATTATCAAGATGAAGATGACCTTTCCTAATGCAAGTGTTAGGAATACAGTCGTAGACTTTGGAGCAATTGAAGGTGCTCACCAAACATTGAGTCGATTAAATCAGTATTTGGATGCAAATTCTTAA
- a CDS encoding MATE family efflux transporter codes for MTSASLWEDLKKALSGSEEDYTEISLRKAIFLLSVPMILELVLESVFAVVDIYFVGSLGASAVATVGLTETYLFLLYAIAMGLSFSVTAIVARRIGEKEKDLAGIAAIQSIWIAILSSIPFSIAGIYFSKELLLLMGADEWILNEGYHYMQWMLGGNLIVILLFLINAVFRGAGDAAISMRVLWLANGLNILLDPIFIFGWGPIPAFGITGAAMATNIGRGTGVLFQFWLLFRGGKHIKILKSHLTIEWETIHGILKTSLGGIGQMIVGMTSWIFIMRILSEFGSQTIAAATIALRTMMFTLMPSWGMSNAVATLVGQNLGAGKPDRAEQSVWVTGLCNMCYLVLVSLVYFFLSERIIGIFTSDPKVIIIGSEWLRIVSYSYFVYAWWMAASQAFNGAGDTMTPTKINVIFFWIIQIPLAFTLGKYFEFGYSGVFWAMMLTETSVGIYTLWLFTKGKWKDTKV; via the coding sequence ATGACAAGTGCTAGTTTATGGGAAGATTTAAAAAAAGCATTATCTGGTTCTGAGGAAGATTACACTGAAATCAGTTTAAGAAAGGCAATATTTCTATTATCAGTCCCTATGATTTTAGAACTAGTCTTAGAATCTGTTTTTGCAGTTGTAGATATTTATTTTGTAGGGTCATTAGGAGCATCAGCAGTGGCAACTGTTGGACTTACAGAAACTTACTTATTTCTTCTCTATGCAATTGCAATGGGATTATCTTTCTCAGTGACTGCCATTGTTGCCAGACGAATCGGAGAAAAAGAAAAAGATTTGGCTGGTATTGCTGCGATTCAATCAATTTGGATTGCAATCTTGTCTTCTATTCCGTTTTCTATCGCAGGAATTTATTTTTCAAAAGAGCTATTATTACTAATGGGAGCTGATGAATGGATCCTAAATGAAGGATATCATTATATGCAATGGATGTTAGGTGGTAATCTCATTGTTATACTCTTATTTTTAATCAATGCTGTGTTTCGTGGAGCAGGGGATGCAGCGATCTCAATGCGAGTACTTTGGCTCGCAAATGGTTTAAATATTCTATTAGATCCAATTTTTATTTTTGGATGGGGACCTATTCCTGCTTTTGGTATCACAGGAGCAGCAATGGCTACCAATATTGGAAGAGGAACTGGTGTCCTATTTCAATTTTGGTTGTTATTTCGAGGTGGCAAACATATCAAAATTCTGAAAAGTCATCTTACAATTGAATGGGAAACAATCCACGGTATACTCAAAACTTCCTTAGGTGGTATAGGCCAAATGATTGTTGGTATGACCTCCTGGATTTTTATTATGAGAATCTTATCTGAATTTGGGAGTCAGACTATAGCTGCTGCCACGATTGCTCTTAGGACGATGATGTTTACATTAATGCCATCTTGGGGGATGTCAAATGCAGTTGCCACTTTGGTAGGGCAAAATCTTGGAGCTGGAAAACCAGACCGAGCAGAACAATCAGTATGGGTTACTGGATTATGTAATATGTGTTATTTGGTATTAGTGTCTCTCGTATATTTTTTCTTAAGCGAAAGAATTATTGGGATTTTTACTTCGGATCCAAAAGTAATTATTATAGGATCTGAGTGGTTACGCATTGTTTCTTATTCATATTTTGTTTATGCTTGGTGGATGGCTGCAAGTCAGGCATTTAATGGAGCTGGTGATACAATGACTCCGACTAAAATTAATGTAATTTTTTTCTGGATCATTCAAATTCCATTAGCTTTCACTTTGGGGAAATACTTTGAATTCGGTTATAGCGGAGTTTTTTGGGCAATGATGTTAACTGAAACATCTGTTGGTATATATACACTCTGGTTATTTACAAAAGGAAAATGGAAAGATACAAAAGTTTGA
- a CDS encoding iron chaperone has product MKSNKPENIDEYIHSFPKDIQILLNHVREIIREEAPNAKEAIKYAIPTFIQNGNLVHFAAYKNHIGFYALPSGNIKFQKEISKFKSGKGSIQFPITEPMPHELIRKIVRFRIKENETKEKKNKR; this is encoded by the coding sequence ATGAAATCTAATAAACCTGAAAATATAGATGAATATATACATTCGTTCCCAAAGGACATTCAAATTTTATTGAATCATGTACGAGAAATTATTCGAGAAGAAGCACCTAATGCAAAAGAGGCGATAAAATATGCAATTCCAACATTTATTCAGAATGGGAATTTAGTCCATTTCGCAGCGTATAAGAATCACATTGGATTTTATGCATTACCATCCGGAAATATTAAATTCCAAAAGGAAATTTCAAAGTTTAAATCTGGAAAAGGTTCTATTCAATTTCCAATCACGGAACCTATGCCCCATGAACTGATTCGAAAAATAGTAAGGTTTAGAATCAAAGAAAATGAAACTAAAGAAAAAAAAAACAAAAGATAG
- a CDS encoding protein-export chaperone SecB has product MADSSVTSVLSFRNYKIDIFEFKMAPKIAMLLEPADLVDSKDVMYNYSLRQPTYLKKTNAYISGFNFELRFFSKDMTREERVQKPEDCLIELKTGIVGFFDIGGETRLGQDVELRLVQVNGSAILFPYLRAAVSLHLASAGFPAFLFPILNINSLAKNAGQEVSFHEIDI; this is encoded by the coding sequence ATGGCAGATAGCAGTGTAACTTCAGTATTATCTTTTAGAAATTACAAAATAGATATCTTTGAATTTAAAATGGCTCCAAAAATTGCTATGTTATTGGAGCCAGCTGATTTGGTAGACTCCAAAGATGTAATGTACAATTATTCATTGCGACAACCCACTTACCTTAAGAAGACCAATGCCTATATTAGCGGATTTAACTTTGAATTAAGATTTTTCTCGAAAGATATGACTCGTGAAGAACGAGTACAGAAACCGGAAGATTGCTTAATCGAATTGAAAACTGGTATCGTTGGCTTTTTTGACATAGGTGGTGAAACAAGACTCGGACAAGATGTTGAATTGCGATTAGTACAAGTTAATGGATCTGCAATTTTATTTCCATATCTACGTGCAGCCGTAAGTCTGCATTTGGCAAGTGCTGGATTTCCAGCTTTTTTGTTTCCTATTTTAAATATTAATAGTTTAGCCAAAAATGCCGGACAAGAAGTGAGTTTTCACGAAATCGATATTTGA
- a CDS encoding M15 family metallopeptidase: MSLEVTQANNSIDLVTSRLQSFWKDLKKTIPEAELFETKRSNERQTYLYSLGRTRSGEIVTYATAGNSPHNHGLAFDIRNVNFTNREKDIRELLSKNSDIAWGMDFWRIDTKTKKKIKFPDPAHFQIKGWRRFVPGLNGKIIFPIVAVIGISIYSLRGKRK; this comes from the coding sequence ATGAGTTTAGAAGTAACACAGGCCAACAATTCAATTGATCTAGTTACTTCTAGACTTCAATCTTTTTGGAAAGATTTGAAGAAGACAATTCCGGAGGCGGAATTGTTTGAAACTAAAAGATCAAATGAAAGACAAACCTATCTTTACTCTTTGGGAAGAACGAGATCCGGAGAGATTGTGACTTATGCGACCGCCGGGAATTCTCCACATAATCACGGTTTAGCTTTTGATATAAGGAATGTCAATTTTACAAACAGAGAAAAGGACATTCGAGAGTTACTGAGTAAAAACTCAGATATAGCATGGGGAATGGATTTTTGGAGAATCGACACAAAAACAAAGAAGAAAATAAAATTTCCAGATCCAGCGCATTTTCAAATCAAAGGTTGGAGAAGATTTGTTCCCGGACTCAATGGCAAAATCATCTTCCCTATAGTAGCAGTTATTGGAATTTCAATTTATAGTTTAAGAGGTAAGCGAAAATGA
- a CDS encoding VapE domain-containing protein yields the protein MSEQIENQIQKELQKVIPAIYYQKFFKEMKLVRLNESKVVFGLAGSGALTAKQHIENKYMVSLSLAVANSIGKRKVELIVDEKVNITKEPKPSEKIDIDGEVHKLENYLKKNVNLRFNEISQSLEHKPNNSKNFIQWSDRDFNDLWIFVKKQKEFKYASKDNLLSLLSSSVIPTYHPIKDYFNNLEKWDKKTDWIGKVCSCIKVSNELDFRSYFEKWCIRAVYSLFSDGEFVNEHCLTIQSNQGWYKSTFINGLIPKELKPYYNSRIPTDFKSKDASVAASKIWIWLFDEIDKITNKKEAAEVRDFFSMKGSFERAAYGRNAQHFKRISSFIAACNKVEFLVDDTGNRRYIIFSLLKPIEIDKFQKIPIERFWAQIFHLYKGIRWNQIHWNSNEQKQIQENNLHYEYSNNEYEMILKYFRPLAIEEFDESNKHHTKLSATEIYLYIHEKHPSFKMSTTWIGRGLVKMKFQFHRTAHSRKFLVNIVQ from the coding sequence ATGTCTGAACAAATAGAAAATCAAATTCAAAAAGAATTGCAGAAAGTTATACCTGCTATCTATTACCAGAAATTTTTTAAAGAAATGAAATTGGTAAGGCTAAATGAAAGTAAAGTGGTGTTCGGCTTAGCTGGATCGGGAGCCTTAACAGCAAAACAACATATTGAAAACAAGTATATGGTTAGCTTAAGCCTAGCAGTGGCCAATTCAATTGGAAAGCGAAAAGTTGAACTTATAGTTGATGAAAAAGTCAACATTACGAAAGAACCAAAACCTTCGGAAAAAATCGACATTGATGGAGAAGTTCACAAGTTAGAAAACTATTTAAAAAAGAATGTAAATTTGCGATTTAACGAAATTTCTCAATCATTAGAACATAAGCCAAATAACTCAAAGAATTTTATTCAATGGAGCGACAGGGATTTTAACGATCTATGGATCTTTGTTAAAAAACAAAAAGAGTTTAAATATGCCTCTAAAGACAATTTGCTTTCACTTCTCAGTTCTTCAGTAATTCCCACCTACCACCCAATCAAAGATTATTTCAACAATCTAGAGAAATGGGATAAGAAAACCGATTGGATCGGAAAAGTGTGCTCATGTATAAAAGTCTCGAATGAATTAGACTTTAGAAGTTATTTTGAAAAATGGTGCATACGTGCAGTCTACTCACTGTTCAGTGATGGAGAATTCGTCAATGAACATTGCTTAACAATTCAATCTAACCAAGGTTGGTATAAAAGCACTTTCATTAATGGACTGATTCCAAAAGAACTGAAACCTTACTACAACTCAAGGATTCCCACTGATTTCAAAAGTAAAGACGCATCGGTTGCCGCTTCTAAAATTTGGATTTGGCTATTTGACGAGATAGATAAAATCACAAACAAAAAGGAAGCCGCTGAAGTTCGAGACTTCTTTTCAATGAAAGGCTCTTTTGAACGAGCTGCTTACGGAAGAAACGCTCAACACTTTAAACGAATTTCTAGTTTTATTGCCGCTTGTAATAAAGTTGAATTCTTGGTGGATGATACCGGAAACAGACGCTATATCATTTTTTCATTACTCAAGCCAATCGAAATTGATAAGTTCCAAAAAATTCCTATAGAACGTTTTTGGGCACAAATCTTTCACCTATACAAAGGCATACGTTGGAACCAAATCCACTGGAATAGCAACGAGCAAAAGCAAATCCAAGAAAACAATCTTCATTACGAATATTCGAATAACGAGTATGAAATGATCCTTAAATATTTCAGGCCTTTGGCAATTGAAGAATTTGATGAAAGTAACAAACACCATACAAAGCTAAGTGCAACCGAGATATACCTTTATATTCATGAAAAACACCCTAGCTTCAAAATGAGCACAACTTGGATTGGTAGAGGGCTTGTGAAAATGAAGTTTCAATTTCACAGAACAGCCCATAGTCGGAAATTTTTAGTCAATATAGTCCAGTGA
- a CDS encoding tyrosine-type recombinase/integrase gives MIRSIEPHIISDSLQLLTTRDQYRVTKFLTWNKGETVTPRRFLNFLQERKNLGIKSATLRDDKNSVFRAMKKATVGTELGLVIDAFRKELNEVFPIKVPRTRVSESDLITLTEIQKINKFGTARQKAITLFLWTTGVRAGDLVSIRLKDCRPLDNNLIEIKLIGKNEKKRNIVIPISLFQQIRQTFCGYVFLFETVNKDQFNPHAIWRIVSAIGKKYLGREIYPHLFRHTFITDMIREGNDIGAVAEFAGNTAEVIARTYLHSSLDRSAITRRLDKICA, from the coding sequence ATGATAAGATCAATCGAACCTCACATAATATCTGATAGTTTACAACTTCTCACTACACGTGACCAATACCGTGTAACCAAATTCCTTACATGGAACAAGGGTGAGACGGTGACACCAAGACGATTTTTAAATTTTTTACAAGAACGGAAAAATTTAGGGATAAAATCCGCAACGCTTAGAGACGACAAAAACTCTGTTTTTCGAGCAATGAAAAAGGCAACCGTAGGAACCGAGTTAGGTTTGGTAATCGACGCATTTCGAAAAGAGTTAAACGAAGTCTTCCCAATTAAAGTTCCTAGAACTCGTGTTAGTGAATCTGATTTAATTACTCTAACAGAAATTCAAAAGATCAATAAATTTGGAACCGCACGTCAGAAGGCTATCACTCTTTTTCTTTGGACAACTGGTGTCAGAGCTGGGGACTTAGTAAGCATAAGACTAAAGGATTGCCGTCCGTTAGATAACAATCTAATCGAAATTAAACTAATAGGAAAGAATGAGAAGAAAAGGAATATTGTTATTCCGATTTCCCTCTTTCAGCAAATCAGACAAACCTTTTGTGGTTATGTATTCCTATTCGAAACGGTAAATAAAGATCAGTTCAATCCTCACGCAATTTGGAGAATCGTTTCTGCCATTGGAAAGAAATATCTTGGAAGAGAAATTTACCCGCACCTGTTTCGACACACTTTCATAACAGACATGATCCGAGAAGGAAACGACATAGGAGCCGTTGCTGAGTTCGCAGGAAACACCGCCGAAGTGATTGCAAGAACTTACCTTCACTCTTCCTTAGATCGTTCAGCTATTACGAGACGTTTAGACAAAATTTGCGCATGA